Part of the Epinephelus fuscoguttatus linkage group LG24, E.fuscoguttatus.final_Chr_v1 genome, aattttatttttttaaggtatttggggggctttttgcctttatttgatagaacagcatgaaagggggaaagagagggggaaTGTCGTGCAGGAAAAAGGCGtgggttggaatcaaacctacagacacagcctttgtacatggggcgtctgctctaccaggtgagctagcggGCGCcccgtttgtgccaaatttgaggaaattttcTTAAGGATAGCGCATACACGAGAACaggacggacaacccaaaaatataCCGCCTAAAAAAGGTTGAATTACAATAAGAGGAAGTCAGCAAGGCTCACCTGAATGAAATAAAGTTGTCATAATCGTTTACCTTACCTGTTTTTTCCTGCAGTGAAAACGGACTGCTGggaaacattttacatttaggTAATTTCACATTGACTGTTTCACTACATTACCCATGATCCTCAGCTACAGATCTTCAACACAAACTGATTCAATGTCTTTcaagtttaattttatttccacTGGTTACACAAAGATAAACAGAGGAATGTGGAATATTTCCtagtctctgattggctgttaatCACATGATACAGTTTCCTCTTCACTGATTGGCTGTctcttcattatttttttttttatttatttacagttccTAACTGCtacaaatattttgtgaaattcagtgtttatttataATTGCGTTACTGACAGTGAGGATTAATTAATTAGACTGTTGGTCACTTCCTGGTGTCATGCCCTGCAATTGGCTGTTTGAGTCTCCTGAGGATCATCCGGAGAATGAGTTTGAAGCACTACCTTTGACCCCAAGTCCTGtcacctgcagacacacacagactgtcagtctctccAGGTGTATGatactgaacacaggtgagtcAGAGATACAGGTGACTTAGTGGTACAGGTGAGAAACAGGTGAGTCTCACCCTGAAGATGCCTCCGGCCAGAGGCTGCGCTCTCCTATCTGATTGGTCGAGGCCCACACTAGCTGAGGTCACGTAGAGGTCAGAGTAGTCGGGACCTCCAAAGCAACATGAGGTGGTCTTCGTCACTGGCAGAGAGACCGTCTGCAACCGCACGCCTGCAAGCAATCAACAGGTCACCGGAGAACAACAACACATGACGTAACCTGACCAGTTTAACCAGTTCAACTAACCAGTAGCAGGGTCGATGTTGATGACTCGTCCCCCGTTATAACAGGCCACCCAGAGACGACCTTCAGCATCCACAGTCATCCCGTCTGGaaacccctccccctcctccataCGATAAACCACACGGCGGTTTCCTAGGCAACCACACAGCAGTTACCACGTGAACAGAAGTATAAACACACATACGTACTGCAGTATAAGTACTTTGTTACCGATGTGTCCAGTGTTTGAGTCGTAGTCGAAGGCGTCGACAGTCAGAGCCAAACTGTCTATGTAGTAAAACGTCTTCTGATCCAAAGACCAATCCAAGCCGTTAGATATGTCCACCTGAGAGTGAGACAGGTGCAGAGACGGACAGGTAAGGTTACCTGGCTCAGGGGTTTGGTCAcagtgaggtcagaggtcacagagacagacaggtgaggttACCTGGCTCAGGTGTTTGGTCAcagtgaggtcagaggtcacagagaACAGAGATCCTTGCTGTTTCTGAACCACCGCAGGTTGCTCCTCCTTCCCCATCGTACCTGAGacaccaatcaatcaattttatttataaagcccaatatcacaaatcacaatttgcctcggAGGCTTTACAGcttacgacatccctctgtcctttggaccttTAACTGGGGGGGACACCACACACTGTCAGGTCATTTCGGTCACTTTCATCTCCTGGACATATGGACAATCAGTTTTTTGTTGAGTTCAaattgatgtttgtgccaaatttgtaaAGATTCtatcaaaatgtttttgagaTACCATCTTCATGAAAATcaacagatgaggtcacagtaaccttgacccttcacctttgaccaccacaCTCTAACCAGGTAACCAGGTGACCTTGAACTGCCTCAATCTAATCTCTCAGCCATTTAATCCAAATTGTcgttttttgccaaatttgaggaaattacttcaaggtgttcttgaaatatcggGTTCAAGAGaacaggatggacagacagacagacagacaacctgaaaacataaagcCTCCGGCAACAACTGTCGCCGCTGGTCTTGGTGCTCAAACAGGACGTGAATGTGGTTTCAGAAACCCACACTGACCTGCCAGCAGCCGTCCAATCGGATCAACCTTCCCATCGTTCAGTCTGTTGTTCAGTTTGTCCTTGTCAACTTCCACCAATGATGTCATCGTCTGAGTCGACCAATCAACAGCCACGATGCTGCGCCCCACACCAGCCACATAACCACCTGACCTACGAGGAACTGCGAACCCCACCATGTCACCTGAGGACAGACGGACAGGTGTGAGTCTTCAACGTCTTTTAGTTTAATTAAGGAACAAACTCTCCTGATTGGCCGACCTGTCTCCACAGACTGGATCTGATTGGTCGCTGGGCTCCAACGGTGGACTTTCTGCCCGGCAATGTCGACAAACAGCAACATCTGCTCCGATTCCTCCCACACCGGCCCTTCGCCAATCAGAGCGCTCGTCTTCACCACGCACTCCACTTTCACCGATGACATcgtcacctgtctgtctggaCCAATCACTGAAGAGGAGGCCTGTCAACcactgtttccatggaaacaacaggaagtcaaataaaataaagtaataaaagtaCTGCATGACAGTACTACATACTACATTACTACATATTAAAGTACTACACGATGTACACATACTGCATGTGACTACATGTTAAAGTATTTAATACAACACACTCTAGTAGTACTATACAATGTATATCTACACAGTACTACACATTACCATATCACCTTGACCCTTCACCTTTGAtcactaaattctaatcaggtaatccttgactcaaagtggacgtttgtgccacattttaGGGAATTCCcccaaagtgttcttgagataatgGGCTCACATGAATGAGATagatgtaaggtcacagtgaccttgaccttgaacTACCTAAATCTCATCAGTTCGCCATTGAATCCAAAATGAAGTTTTTGCCAAATTCGTAAAGATGTTCCTGAGATACCATGTTCACGAGAATGCAACAGATGAAGTCACAGTAACATTGACCTTtcatctttgaccaccaaattttaatcgGGTAacccttgactcaaagtggatgtttgtgccaaattcgatGAAATTCCTTCAAAGCCTTCTTAAGATACTGTGTTCAAGAAAAGGAGACaaacgcaaggtcacagtgacccttcACCTTTGAACACACCTGTGAAACATGCAGTAACATGCAGTATAAATGTTGTGTACCTGTGGTGTAATGTCGCACTATAACATGGAGTAGTATAATGACgctacaaacaaacacacacacacagctgagtcAGTACTGGTACACATTATTATTAAAGTAGCACTCTGTGATACTGCAGAACTTCACTGTCTCCATGTTGGTGACGAACATCAGCAGGTCAGTTAAACAGTAACTACACTTatgctgattcaacatgttTCTCTGTCGCCAGACTCCGTTTACAATCCGTcattttttgctgctgccttGCTCCTCCACGCGCCAGACACCTGCTGGAATCAAACTAACGACTTGATATGACAGCGGAAGTGTTTCTCTTTAATTCGGCTCACAAACATAGCCCACTTTCGGAAACACACAGATGCTTTAACTTGATACTTGAGTGGAGTCTGGTTCCCGAAAAGGCGCCTTCAAGCTACTTTAAACACGTGCGGTACAGGCACGAGCGCACACCTGGACAACAGACAAACTCACCTGCCGCGGTGAGGTTCACTCCCAGATGTTCCTCAGGTTGTTCGTTGTACGTTCACGGAACGCGGGTGAACAACTTCTCTGTGGCACTCTGCTccacctgatgacatcacagctccGCCCCCCTCGAACCGGCTGACTCCGACCAAACGCACCCCACCAGACACAGTCAATCAAACAGATCCGATTTATCATCGATAACAAACATTGATAAAGTTAATAAGCCATCAGACCCTGATTAAGTATTTATAACACttctaaaaaatatattaaaaataaacaaagattttatcaataaaaactgttgattaaaattaattattattaatattatttatccttcagtcaaaataaaagattgaaaaaagtttattcagtttaactgtttaaattaaaactcttcacaacaaaaacagacatattGTTTAAGTgtttcttcacaataaaacGTTCCTCTATTTCTCTGGTGGacgcttttaatgtgaagcagcaaCAGGAAATGATGTTCAGTTTGTACAGGAACTTTCAGCTCTGATACAGGTGATCAGTGATCGGTTAAATAAGGTGGATAAACAGGCGCGCTGGAGACAAACTTCACACAGACATTCAGTAGATCAGGCTGCGGCTCAATCGCAccaaacacagaagaagaaagcatTTCAAAGTAACATCAGCTGGGCGATCAATAATCAATCATAACTTATCAGCACAGATCGATAACATGATCATCAGTTCTGACATTAAAGCCCATGAAGAAGAAACGACTCTGGTTGCTATGGTAACGCCCGCTCTGAATGCCAGTCAGACGGTAAGCTGAGGAGCACTTTGTGGCGACGGACCATCTGCTGTCTCTGTACACACACTCTGAATGGAGGGAAGGGTGGATCACTTTTTGGCAGCGGTGGCTCTGGCTCGGTTCAACCTGTCAATCAAGAGGCGGTCGGAGGCGGGGCATCTGGAGAGGACCGCCCCCATCTCTGCGTCGCTCTTGCGTTCGATTGCAGCGTCCGCCGCACCCTCCAGATCACtgacaggaagaggagaaaaggaggagtCACCTGAGTGGTCAGGGCTCAcctgtgtgatgatgtcacaggtgtCACAGTGAGTCTTACCCGACAGCCAGGTGAGCTTTGACCTTCTGCTCAGGCGTCACCTTGGAAACGTACTTCTTGGCCTCGTACTTGTTGTTACTCTTCATGCAGACTTCAACAAACGCCTGATGAGGAGACAACGCTAAgactcatgggaaatgtagttctATCTTTAAATCATTATTAAAGCGAGGGGGGCGGGGCTTCTTCTTACCAGGTAGCCAATAGGAGACTTCTTGCTCTTTGAGAACTTCTCTAACTCCTCCCACTCCTCCTTCTCTGCCAGAGACTTCAGCTTCAACCACCAATATCTGCACAGTTAAGACAGGTGGGACAGATTggacaggtgagacaggtgGGACAGACTCagttcagccaatcacagaagAGGCAGCAGTGACATCACCTTTTGTCAGGTACTCTGAAGTCTCTGTAAAGTTGTTCTGCTTGTTTGTGGAGTCCTAAAGCCAGCAGAGCCTCCATGGTGGCCtggacaaacaggaagtgacatcacaaGGCAGGCAGGTGACATTGATTCAAATTTAGAAACAGGTGCCACACTCACCTGTACTCCTGAAACTGCACCTTCATGTCACACTTGAAGACAAGAACTGAACTACTCACCCTCATCACCCTTTAATAGTACCCCCGCCCCTTTATGTACCTGCACATTCCCAGTAGCCCCGCCCCTCTGTGTACCTGCAGGGACAGTCCCAGTAGCCCCGCCCCTTTCTCATCGTCCAGTTTGCGTTGGAAGCGAAGAAGACGCATCTCGTCCTCTGTGGCCTGAAGACAGAAATCAAAGATGATGATGGAGGTTTCTGTAAATAATCCACCAGGTGATTAAAGTTGTACACCTACCTGTGTGACAGGTGTGGTCAGGTACACCATTAACGTGAGCAGAAAGGTTAAGTTTATAATATCTTATTGAAAAGGTTCACCTTTGCAGAGAACTCATTCTTGGCCTTGTTGTATTCATCGACAGCGCTCTGCAGGAGAGACAGGCGGCTTTCTAACCtctgcacacaaacagacagacagacagacagacagacagctcaaTAAAGGCTTGACGTCTCTTCACAGTCCTGCTCTGGTGGTTTGGCAGACTGCCTGACAGGTAACAGGTGTCGTTACCTTTTCTCTGTAGCTGGCAGTGACGTAGTAGTTGGCAAGTTCCTGGTGATCATCGTCCTGGTTATAAAGATCCTTTAGAGTCTCCTGTTCCTGCAGCTTACAGAACtgacaacacagacagagaccttATCAGTTGAGGACTGTGATAAAGTACGGTTctaacaaagttaaataaagtactgtaacCCATCCATCAATTTTCATCGACTTATCCGCAGCTGGGTCTCAGGGGCAGCAAGTCAAGCAAAGCACCAGAgacgtccctctctccagcaccgctttccagctccttctggaggaccccgaggcgttcccaggccagatgagatatacagtataatccctccagtgtgttctgggtctgccccggggcctcctaccactGGGatgtgcctgaaacacctctaactaaaggtgcccaggaggatcctgatcagatgctgaaccacctcaacatgaaggagcagcggctctactccgagctccctccagatgtctgactcctccccctatctctaaggctgagcccagacaccctacagaggaaactcatgtcagacgcttgtatctgtgacctcattttttcagtcactacccagagctcacgaccataggtgagggttgggacggagatggaccaggaaatcgaACGCTTCACCTTCCAGCTCAggtccctcttcaccacaacggtccGGCACAGCACacgcatcactgcagactaaACTGCCGGTCCATCTCTTGCTCCATTCCACCCTCACTCCTGAACCAGTTTCTGGCAGAAAACCATAGCCTctgacttggaggtgctgactctcatcctaaCCACTTCACACTCAAACTGCcccaggtcatgctggaggtcacggtgtgatgaggCCGACAgaatcacatcatctgcaacAAGCAGAAATGCAATTCTAAGGTCCCCAAACCAGACcccacaaagcacatgtagactggatggcCACTGTTCCACGGCCAGGACAGAATCctgcaccatgtgtggagtccaCCCCGGTCTATCTGGGTcggggtggtctctgtggcCGTCGGCTGTGGcgcctctcagtgtggatgagCTCCCCATAGGTGGTTTTTCCTCACCTGGTGCCTCagtgccctgtgtgtgtgttatatgtggAGGGTGGGAGGGGCACAGCTTCACCGGGACACgcaaacccctccaccacaTTGAGGTGGCGATTCTTGAATTACTGTAATATCTGCTctaataaaaatacatcaaGAAATTTTCCAACCAAAATTAATATGGTGATGAAGAGTACCTGTCTGTAGAGACTCAGTGCGACCGGTTGGTTCCTCAGAGTCATGAAGAAGTCTCCTCTGTTCATCTCGTTCTTCAGGTACGTCACCACCGTGTAAACTAAGAACACAGAAAACCATTAGCGTGACATCATCTGCCTGTCAGACAGGTAGTGGGCGGGGCTAAGAGACACTCACCTAGGTCAGTATCTCCACTCTCCACAGCTTTACTGAGAGCCAGCtgactcctcttcatcttcaacAGCAGAGGGACTTGTTCTCCAGACCGAGCCTCAAAGTCCAACaactgacagagagacagagagacaggtgagacagacaggtgggccaaggagggacagagacaggtaTGTTTGTTACCTTGATGGCGAGCTCAGTGCGTCCACATTCGTACGCTTTGGCTGCGATGTGTGAGTAAGACACACCAGGTGAGTCTCCCACCTTCACACACACCGCTCGGGCTATGGCCTCGTCTGATAGGTCCTTCTGCTGCACCTGCACAGGTTAGACAGGTGGGACACACAGGTGAGTCAAGTGAGACAGGTGCATTGAGTGAGAAAGGTGAGAAAGGTGAGACAGGTTACCTTGCATGAGGCCCAGTGTTTGAGGACTCTGCTGACTCCCTGATAATCTGGAATCTTCAGGTAACGGCAGACTTCTATCGCTAACGGATAAAACTGTCGATACACCagcctgagagacagacaggtgagagacagacaggtgagagggAGACCAGTGATACAGACAGGCACAGAAAGATAGACAGGTTAGATGGGCGGACCTACCTGTCGATCAGCACCTGTATAGTCATCTGTTTGAatctgaggtcagaggtcaaggagGTTGTCACCATGGTTACTGATCTGACGTCTGATTGGTCATCAGTGAAACATcagatgatgacatcacagtcaCAGTCACTACAGTTTATTAGAACAGACTGTTGGACCTCATGTCCCATGATGCACCTAGGTGTAAGGATACTGAGTGTGAGTGAGCGGCAGCCCCACGGTGCTCTCCCTGACGGCGTTCAGGACTCGGAGTTCTCTGCAGATCGTCACGAACGGGTCCGAACTGAAGTCTGTCAGGAAACACTTCCCGAAGGACGCCGCCTGGTGGACGAGACGTGAGAACACAGAACAATGATACAGAACGCCGCCTGGTGGACGAGACGTGAGAACACAGAACAATGATACAGAACGCCGCCTGGTGGACGAGATGTGAGAACACTGTAACACACCAAAATACAGAGCCCCTCGAGTGAGCGTGTGTTCTCACCCTCAGCAGGGATTTCTGGGTGTTGGCGTCATATTCGTGTCCTGCCGCCTCCACACACTGTCGGACTGCTTCTCCCAGCATGCTCTGCTCCTTTATCTCCCTCAGGTACTCATCAGCCTTCTGACTCGACTTctacacagaaacaaaaggaaCAAGATCAGAGACAAACATCAGAGGAGCGTGCGGTCAGATGGGCGGGATCTTACCTCGTACTCCCTGTGGGCCTCCAGCAGCAGAGCTCCAGGAGCCATGGAAGCAATCTTAAAGATGTCCTGACAGACCAGAGGCACCTCCTGAAGCAGCTCCTGATTGGTCGAGCTGATGATCCGAATTCCATCCAGCTCTCCGACCAAAACACAGTGATCCTCTATGGGGAACCTGAGGTCCAGCGTCAAGGGTCAAATGGGGAACCTGACCAGAGAACAACTTCAAACGAGAGGTCACCTCAAACAGGAGGAGGTTCTTGAACCGAAAACACAGCTCAACAAGTCCTGTGAGAAGCACAACAACCTCCGATAGAACAATAATGACCTCCAGTAGAACCACAAGGTCCTCAGGTAGACCCGTAATGAGCTCCAGGAGAACCGTAACAAATTTCTGTCAGTCTAAACTAGTTTCCAGTCTGAACTGGTTCTTGGTCCCAGTCTGACCTGGTTTGCGGTTCAAGTCTGCACTAGTTCATGGTTCCAGTCTGAACTGGTTCAAAGGATACTGGATGGTATCGTGACACACTCCGGCCACCATGAGCAGTCTGTCCCACATCAACACCACAGAGGGCTGCTGACTCTTTGGTCTGCGACACCTGTGCAGGGAGACATGCAGGTCAGTGGACAGACGGACAGGTGGACATGTAGGGTagtggacagacagagagacatgtAGGTcagtggacagacagacaggtggacatgTAGACGTACCAGACCATCTGTTTGGGAGGCGTGGACTTTTTAGTGTCCACTTCACTCAGTTTGTCCTGCAGAGACAGAATCACATGTCATCATCAGACTCCGCCCCCTCAGGTTAGATCAAGCAGCTGATTGGACAGACAAGTAGCTCACCTGAAGGTGGGAGGAGCCTGTCCACAGGTGCCCGGTATCAGTGAAGAGAGCCAGGTACTTATAACTAAAGGACACAGACATGTGGACAATACTGCCGGCCTGCGGACTAAGACCTGGGGGACACTGAAAGACGGACAGGTGAGGTTAGTCTCATGTCtttctctacctgtctctaAGGGCCCTGTGGACATGATCGTGCTGTAGGGCCAGAACTAACTGTCTCACCACAGCAGTGCAAGACGTGTTGTCCAGGATGTAGAGGTCAGGTCCGTTTGACAGCAGGACTTTAGTCTGTCTGTCCTGAGTGAGGACGACCCAGCAGGACGGCTTCCCCTGAAGACCTGCAGACGGTAAGACCGTCGAACAGTTAGAACTTAAACACCATGAACCACAGAGTGAAACCACAGGTGAATCAGGTGTTACCTGGGATCTCAGGTAACCTCCGGAGTTTCAGGTCATCAATGTTGGTTGCCAGGGTGAAGCGGGAGGAGCCCGTTACTATGGCCACACCTGTTCCATAAGGAGAGTGGAACACTTTGGCTTCTAACACCTGACTCTGGACCACTTCCTGTTAgagatggaaacacacagagattcAGGTCTAGTGTTTAGTTAACTAGTTAACAGACTGACCTGTGTCATACTGAAGTGGTTAGTTAACTAGTTAACAGACTGACCTGTCCCATGCTGAAGTGTCTCTTGAAGGATCCAAACAGGTCGTAGATCAGAACTGATCCATCCTCCTGAATACACAACAGTTCATCACTGACTGTCCAACCCAGGTGGACCACAGGACCACTCTTCCACTACGACAGAGACaaacagggacagagacagagacaactTGT contains:
- the vps16 gene encoding vacuolar protein sorting-associated protein 16 homolog, which produces MAFITANWNPLGEAFYRKTELYEMCWNLRDGLRDSLVAAAPYGGPIALLREPHRRSPSSRPQLEIYSASGVSIASFPWKSGPVVHLGWTVSDELLCIQEDGSVLIYDLFGSFKRHFSMGQEVVQSQVLEAKVFHSPYGTGVAIVTGSSRFTLATNIDDLKLRRLPEIPGLQGKPSCWVVLTQDRQTKVLLSNGPDLYILDNTSCTAVCPPGLSPQAGSIVHMSVSFSYKYLALFTDTGHLWTGSSHLQDKLSEVDTKKSTPPKQMVWCRRPKSQQPSVVLMWDRLLMVAGVCHDTIQFPIEDHCVLVGELDGIRIISSTNQELLQEVPLVCQDIFKIASMAPGALLLEAHREYEKSSQKADEYLREIKEQSMLGEAVRQCVEAAGHEYDANTQKSLLRAASFGKCFLTDFSSDPFVTICRELRVLNAVRESTVGLPLTHTQFKQMTIQVLIDRLVYRQFYPLAIEVCRYLKIPDYQGVSRVLKHWASCKVQQKDLSDEAIARAVCVKVGDSPGVSYSHIAAKAYECGRTELAIKLLDFEARSGEQVPLLLKMKRSQLALSKAVESGDTDLVYTVVTYLKNEMNRGDFFMTLRNQPVALSLYRQFCKLQEQETLKDLYNQDDDHQELANYYVTASYREKRLESRLSLLQSAVDEYNKAKNEFSAKATEDEMRLLRFQRKLDDEKGAGLLGLSLQATMEALLALGLHKQAEQLYRDFRVPDKRYWWLKLKSLAEKEEWEELEKFSKSKKSPIGYLAFVEVCMKSNNKYEAKKYVSKVTPEQKVKAHLAVGDLEGAADAAIERKSDAEMGAVLSRCPASDRLLIDRLNRARATAAKK
- the rgn gene encoding regucalcin; the protein is MSSVKVECVVKTSALIGEGPVWEESEQMLLFVDIAGQKVHRWSPATNQIQSVETGDMVGFAVPRRSGGYVAGVGRSIVAVDWSTQTMTSLVEVDKDKLNNRLNDGKVDPIGRLLAGTMGKEEQPAVVQKQQGSLFSVTSDLTVTKHLSQVDISNGLDWSLDQKTFYYIDSLALTVDAFDYDSNTGHIGNRRVVYRMEEGEGFPDGMTVDAEGRLWVACYNGGRVINIDPATGVRLQTVSLPVTKTTSCCFGGPDYSDLYVTSASVGLDQSDRRAQPLAGGIFRVTGLGVKGSASNSFSG